The proteins below come from a single Papaver somniferum cultivar HN1 chromosome 11, ASM357369v1, whole genome shotgun sequence genomic window:
- the LOC113320983 gene encoding putative B3 domain-containing protein At5g66980 isoform X1: MIPYDSILRSPSGCWNVKVREEKDGGLSFWKGWPDFAEAHCLQAGDFVTMKYIGNSQFVVTLYGNNGCEKVSSPTGSNGVKSIPSRKRKECGETSKRQFTNSGSGFDQHKYHAGDTGGDSLSSGKKKCELFKCDARKRKATVIEGRTGANQTECSLA; the protein is encoded by the exons ATGATACCCTATGATTCGATACTTCGAAGTCCATCAGGATGTTGGAATGTGAAGGTTAGAGAAGAAAAAGATGGTGGTTTGTCTTTCTGGAAAGGGTGGCCTGATTTTGCTGAAGCACATTGTTTACAGGCGGGGGATTTTGTTACTATGAAGTATATTGGCAATTCACAGTTTGTTGTTACGTTGTATGGTAATAATGGATGCGAAAAGGTATCGTCTCCTACGGGCAGCAATGGCGTAAAATCGATTCCCTCAAGGAAGAGGAAAGAATGTGGAGAAACAAGTAAGAGGCAATTCACTAATTCTGGTTCCGGGTTTGATCAGCATAAGTATCATGCAGGCGATACTGGAGGAGATTCGCTTAGTTCTGGCAAAAAGAAAT GTGAGTTGTTTAAATGCGATGCACGAAAGAGAAAAGCAACTGTCATTGAGGGAAGGACAGGGGCTAATCAAACAGAGTGTTCGCTCGCGTAA
- the LOC113320983 gene encoding B3 domain-containing transcription factor VRN1-like isoform X2 produces the protein MQAILEEIRLVLAKRNVSCLNAMHEREKQLSLREGQGLIKQSVRSRKGKPCFIFFWTENKKYQMEIPKKVVRKIGRTLSDIVALKSANGRLWNVELKRSGGKVWFYKGWKEFRNITL, from the exons ATGCAGGCGATACTGGAGGAGATTCGCTTAGTTCTGGCAAAAAGAAAT GTGAGTTGTTTAAATGCGATGCACGAAAGAGAAAAGCAACTGTCATTGAGGGAAGGACAGGGGCTAATCAAACAGAGTGTTCGCTCGCGTAAAGGGAAAccgtgttttatttttttttggacagaGAATAAGAAATATCAAATG GAGATTCCTAAAAAGGTAGTAAGAAAAATAGGAAGGACACTGTCAGATATTGTTGCTCTGAAAAGCGCTAATGGTAGACTTTGGAATGTGGAATTGAAGAGATCTGGAGGCAAGGTTTGGTTTTACAAAGGTTGGAAGGAATTCAGGAATATCACTCTTTAA
- the LOC113325377 gene encoding probable pectate lyase 8 — protein sequence MAVSLRCLSLCLVTLLLFVILIMADQEKKENSDLRIQQQTKQLQSSTINTTTMADLRPEEEWTHEHAVADPDEVASQVATTIRNSTERRNLGGYFSCGSGNPIDDCWRCDKDWHKNRKRLADCGIGFGRKALGGRDGDYYVVTDPSDHDAVNPKPGTLRHAVIQDKPLWIVFKRDMVITLKQELIMNSFKTIDGRGVNVHIANGACITIQYITNVIIHGIHIHDCKPTGNALVLDSPSHYEYRSLSDGDGISISGSSHIWVDHNSLSNCADGLIDAIMASTAITISNNYFTHHNEVMLLGHDDSYTRDKVMQVTIAFNHFGEGLRQRMPR from the exons ATGGCGGTTTCTTTGAGGTGTTTAAGCTTATGTCTGGTTACTCTATTACTGTTTGTTATACTGATAATGGCTGATCAAGAGAAAAAGGAGAACTCTGATTTGAG GATTCAACAACAAACAAAGCAATTACAGAGCTCCACAATAAACACAACAACAATGGCGGATTTAAG GCCAGAGGAGGAGTGGACCCATGAACATGCAGTAGCTGATCCTGATGAAGTTGCTTCCCAAGTAGCTAC GACTATACGTAATAGTACTGAAAGGAGGAACCTGGGCGGGTATTTCTCATGTGGAAGTGGCAATCCAATTGATGATTGCTGGCGCTGTGACAAAGACTGGCACAAAAACAGGAAGCGTCTTGCAGACTGTGGTATCGGTTTTGGGCGTAAAGCTCTTGGTGGTCGAGATGGAGATTACTATGTCGTCACTGACCCAAGTGATCACGACGCTGTGAATCCCAAACCAGGAACCCTGCGTCATGCAGTCATTCAGGACAAACCACTTTGGATTGTGTTCAAGCGTGACATGGTCATCACTCTCAAACAAGAGCTTATCATGAATAGTTTCAAGACCATTGATGGCCGTGGTGTCAATGTTCATATCGCAAATGGAGCTTGCATCACTATTCAGTACATAACCAATGTTATCATTCATGGAATCCACATCCACGACTGTAAACCCACTGGTAATGCTTTGGTTCTAGACTCCCCGTCTCACTACGAATATAGATCATTGTCTGATGGTGATGGTATCTCCATTTCTGGATCTAGCCATATCTGGGTTGATCACAACTCACTCTCCAACTGTGCTGATGGTCTTATTGATGCTATCATGGCTTCCACTGCCATCACTATCTCTAACAATTACTTCACTCACCACAATGAG GTGATGCTGCTGGGTCATGACGACTCGTATACCAGAGACAAGGTAATGCAAGTAACCATTGCATTCAATCATTTTGGTGAGGGTCTCAGGCAAAGGATGCCAAGGTAA